From Pelagibacterium flavum:
GACCAGAAGCCAGGGCGAAGCCATGACGCCCACGGCGACGATGCCGAGCACCAGCCGCAGGGTGAACAGCACGGCAAGGGTGAAGGCATCGAGGATGGGCTTGCGTTTGATGCCCATGGAATAGGCAACCGTCAGGGCAAGATATGCGCCGAGCGTTACCACGACCAAGGGATTGACCAATGCGCCGAGCGCGAAGGCGGCAATCATGGCGACGGGCATGACGGCGACGGCATGCGCAATCGATATGCGGCCAGCCGCCAGCGGCCGGTTGCGCTTGGACCAGTGGCGGCGGTCATCCGCGATGTCCCAGAGGTCATTGAGCAGATAGGTCGAGGACGCGAGGATCCCCAGAGCAAGAAACGCAATGGCCGCGCTGGTCCAGGCAGTGGGATCGAGCATATGGCCGCCCAGCATGAGCGGCACGAAGACCAGTGCGTTCTTGGCCCATTGATGCAGGCGTGCTTGCTTGACCCAGTCCTTGAGGCGCGGGGGGCGTTTTAGTGTGTGCTCAATCTGTGTCAGGCGGGCAGCGGCGCGACCCACCCTGCCGGTGGTTTCGACCAGAACGCCGCCTTTTGCGATTTTCCAGACGGCAAGATCGGCCCCGCTGTCGCCGGCATAAACAAAGCCATCGGGAAACATTTCGGCCAGTTTTCCGGCCTTTATGGCGCCCTTGAGATTGGTGATGCCATCGGACGCCATGGTCTTGTCGATGAACGCAAAGCGGCGGGCGATGCGGATGGCCAAAAAGCTATCAGCCGCCGTGGCGAGGATGATCTCGCGGCCCTTGGCCTTTTCGGCTTCTGCGTAAGCGATGACGTCGTCGTTGAGCGGGATGTCGTCGACCTCGAGGGTCACATGGCCGGCCAGTTGCTGCTTGAGATGGGCTTTGCCCTTGAGCAGCCAGACGATGAGAGCAAACAGACCGAACGGGTTCTGCTTGAGATAAGCGAACACCGTCTCGTGCAGCAGATCGGTACGGATCAGGGTGTTGTCGAGGTCGAGGACGAGCGGCAGAAGGCCCGATTGGGGCTTCCGGTCGGCGCGGCCTTGTTTGACCGCAATGGCTGATTTGGGCATCGTACCTGCTCGCTTTGCAAAATTCGCCCCCGTTATCGCGGGCGCGAAGCGCTGGTGCAAAGCAAACAGCAAATAAGCGTTAATCAGGGGCGACGCGCAAATCAGTCAAATGCGCGATAAAATTTACGCTTTGTCGATGTGACTCAACAAAGCGCAAACAGGATCAATAAAATTGTAACAAATTCTAAGTTTGTCGCGCGGTCGAACCGAAAAAGTGTGCAACTTTTTCTGACCGCGCTCCTAGTTCGCGACGAATTTTTCGTCGAACGCATAGCCCGCGCCGCGCACGGTGCGGATCGGATCCTTGGCGCGGCCGCGGTTGATGGCCTTGCGCAGCCGGCCGACATGAACGTCCACGGTGCGCTCGTCGACATAGACATCGGTGCCCCAGACGCCATCGAGCAGTTGCTCGCGTGAATAAACGCGGCCGGGATTGCCCATGAGGTATTCGAGCAGGCGGTATTCGGTGGGCCCGAGATGAACTTCCTTGCCCGAGCGGCGCACGCGATGGGTGGTGCGGTCGAGTTCGATATCGCCGGCCTTTAAGATAGCGGCGATCAATTGGGGGTTGGACCGGCGCAACAGGGCGTTGATACGGGCCATGAGCTCGGGAAGCGAGAAGGGTTTGACGACGTAATCGTCGGCGCCGGTGGCCAGCCCGCGCACCCGCTCCTCTTCCTCGCCGCGCGCGGTGAGCATGATGATGGGGATGCGCGCGGTATCGGTGCGGGCGCGGATGCGGCGGCAGATTTCGATGCCTGACGTGCCCGGCAGCATCCAGTCGAGCAGGATGATGTCGGGGGTGTTTTCGGCAATGCGCAGCATCGCCTCTTCCGCATCTTCAGCGGTTGCGACGGAAAAGTCTTCAGCTTCCAGATTGTAGCGCAGAAGTTCGACGAGATCGGCTTCGTCTTCGACAACAAGAACCTGCGGAGTCATAGACTAGCCCTTGATCTGCTCACGCGTGAAATCCTCGGCCTCGGCGGTCAACATCTTGCCGGTCGCGAGGAAATAGGCCTGCTCGGCGATATTGGTCGAGTGGTCGCCCACCCGCTCAAGATTTTTGCCGCAGAACAGCAGGTGCGTACACATGGTGATGTTGCGCGGATCTTCCATCATGTAGGTGAGGAGTTCGCGGAACAGGGAAACATAGAGCGCATCGACATCGGTATCGCGCTCGACCACATCGACCGCCATGTCCTTGTCGCGGGCGGCAAAGGCATCGAGGGCCAGCTTGACCTGGCGCTGGACGAGTTCGCCCATGTGGCGCAGCCCGTTCTTGAACTGAACCGACATGCCGATGCCTTCGAACTGGGTCGAGCGACGGGCCGTGGATTTGGCCATGTCGCCAATGCGTTCGAGATCGTTGGCGACGTGGATCGAAGCGATGACCAGGCGCAGATCCTGCGCCATGGGCTGACGACGGGCGATGATCGACACAGCCATCTCATCGATATGGGCCTGCATCGCGTCGACCTTCTTGTCGGCGGCAACGGTGGCCATGGCGAGTTCGGCATCCGAGCGGATCAGGGCTTCGGTAGCGTTGGAAATCGCCTTTTCCACCAGCCCACCCATTTCCGAGATCGAACGGGCCAGTTCGGTCAATTCATCCTCGTAGGACGTGACGATATGGTCGTTAGGATTGGGCATAACGTGGGGTCTCCTACCCGATGCGGCCAGTGATGTAATCCTGGGTGCGTTTTTCGCGGGGATTGGTGAAGATTTCCTCGGTCGGACCCTCTTCGATCAGTTTGCCGAGATGAAAGAACGCGGTCTTTTGTGACACGCGGGCTGCCTGCTGCATTGAGTGGGTGACGATAACGATGGTGTAATTGGCACGCAGTTCGTCGATCAGTTCCTCAATGATCGCGGTCGCGATCGGGTCGAGGGCCGAACAGGGCTCGTCCATCAGGATGACTTCAGGTCCGACCGCAATGGCGCGAGCGATGCAAAGTCGCTGCTGCTGACCACCCGAAAGCCCGGTGCCGGGCGAATGAAGTCGGTCCTTGACCTCTTCGAACAGTCCTGCCTTTTGCAAAGCGGTGACGACGATTTCCTCAAGGTCGGACTTGTTGCGAGCCAGACCGTGAATTTTGGGGCCGTAGGCGACGTTTTCAAAGATCGACTTGGGGAACGGGTTGGGTTTCTGGAATACCATGCCGATCCGGGCCCGCAGTTCGACCACGTCCAGGCTGGGATCGTAGAGGCTGCCGCCATCGAGTGCGATATTGCCGGTGACCTTGCAACCCTCAATGGTGTCGTTCATGCGGTTGATACAGCGCAGGAACGTGGACTTGCCGCACCCCGAGGGCCCGATAAAGGCCGATACCGACTTTTCGGGAATGTCGATGGACACATCGAACAGTGCCTGCTTGGCGCCATAGAATACATTGACGTCCTGAGCGCTGATCTTGGTTCGCCGGCCTTCTGGATCAGGTGTCCTGATCGTCTCATGAGCCGAAGCCGTCTGGGAGGGAGCGGAAGTCGCCATTTGCCTATCCTAACTGGTTTCTACCACGTACGCTGCAAGCGCTGCCGCAGGAATATCGCTATCGCGTTCATTGCAATCAGAAAGCCCAGCAGCACCAGAATACCCGCGGAGGTGCGTGCGACAAACCCGCGCTCGGGGCTGTCGGCCCAGATAAATATCTGAGTCGGCAAGGCCGTAGAGGCTTCCATCAGGCCGCCCGGAGGGCTTGTGATGAAGGCGTTCATACCGATAAGCAGCAGCGGAGCGGTTTCTCCGAGTGCCTGTGCGAGGCCGATGATCGTGCCCGTCAATATGCCCGGCAGAGCCAGCGGGAGAACGTGGTGCATGATGACCTGATGACGCGATGCGCCCATCCCCAATGCCGCCTCACGGATCGAGGGCGGGATCGATTTGAGCGAAGCGCGCGTCACGATGATGATAGTGGGCAGCGTCATGAGCGCGAGAACCAACCCGCCGACGAGCGGTGCTGAACGGGGCAGACCGAAAACCTGCAGGAAGACCGCCAACCCCAAGAGCCCGAAGACGATGGAAGGCACGGCCGCCAGATTGTTGATGTTGACCTCAATCACGTCGGTGACCCGGTTCTTGGGCGCGAATTCCTCAAGGTAGATCGCCGCAGCAATGCCAGCGGGAAAGCTGATGACGAAACATACGAGCAGGGCGTAGAAGGACCCGGTGATGGCCCCAGCCAACCCGGCCAACTCAGGGAACCGGCTGTCCGCGTTGAAGAACAGAGCCCAATTGAACGGTCTTGACACCCGGTCCTGCTCGACAAGCTGGTCGAACAGTTCGATCTGTGCGTCGGATACACGGCGCCTGCTCTCGGGCAGGTCGCGATCGATCACACCCTTGTTGAGCTGGTCGTAAGGGTCCGATGCCGGAATTTCCAGCGTCAATGTCTGACCGACTGCACCAGGATTGCGCATGACCGCGTCGCGGACAAGGAACTGGGTGTTGTTGGTCAGGATTTGGCCCGCGGTTCGCAGCGTCGCTGCATCCTCAATAGCCGGGAAAAGGTCTTCGATCGCTTCGGCAGTAACCGCGCGCCAGTTGCTGGCCTGCAGATCCTGCGCGTCGACATATTCTGCCGAAATCGGAAAATCCACGCGGACATGGGTTTGAGTGAAGGCCTGATAGCCGCCAAGGACCAGCGTGAATAGCAGGATACCAAGCAACCCGATCGCCGTGGAAATGGCGGCTATGCCATAGAGGCGCAACCGCGCCTCTGCCGCGTATCGGCGGCGACGTTGCGCAGCCCTTTGATCCGGGCTGATCACTGTGACGGAGGGAGCTGCGATATCGGCCATGTTGCGGTCCTCAGTCATACTGTTCGCGATATTTGCGCACGATCGTCAGAGCGACGACGTTGAGACAGAGCGTCACGATGAAGAGCACCAGACCGAGCGCAAACGCGGCCAGGGTCTTGGGACTATCGAAAGCGGTGTCCCCGATGAGCAGTGTTACGATCTGCACGGTCACGGTGGTTACCGAGTCGAGGGGATTGACATTGAGCGTGGCGATCAGGCCGGCGGCCATGACCACGATCATCGTTTCACCGATGGCGCGTGACAGGGCCAGCAGGACGCCGCCCATGATCCCCGGCAACGCGGCGGGAAGCATGACCTTTGTCATGGTTTCAGCGCGGGTGGCGCCCATGGCCAGCGAGCCATCGCGCAACGAGCGTGGCACGGCACGCAACGCGTCGTCCGACAATGACGAGATGAAGGGGATGATCATGATCCCCATCACACCGCCCGCAGCGAGCGCGGAATTGGGTGAAGTTGCCAGACCCATGAGATTGCCCGCCTCGCGAATTGCGGGGGCAACAGTCAGAACCGCGAAAAAGCCGTAAACCACGGTCGGAACGCCTGCCAGGATTTCCAGCAAAGGCTTGACCACGTTGCGGAACCGATCGTTGGCATATTCAACCAGATAAATGGCGGTGAAGATGCCGATAGGCGTAGCGACAAACATCGCAATAGCGGCGATGACCAGCGTGCCTAGAAAAACAGGTACCGCGCCAAAGGCACCGGCGCCGGCGATCTGATCTTCACGGATCGGAATCTGCGGCTCCCAGTTGAGCCCGAAGAAAAATTCATGGGCCGGTACCATCGCGAAGAACCGCATCGCCTCATAGACCAGCGACACGATGATCCCAATGGTGGTGAGAATGGCCACGATCGAACAAAAGATCATGAAGCCGGTCAGAAACAACTCGACATTGGTGCGGGCACGGAAGCGATGATTGAGCCGCGTATAGGCGACAAAGGCCGCTATGATCATGATGGCAACTGCGACCACCACCATGGCCCAGCCGGCGATAGTCTGCCAGCGCACCAGCGTTTCGGCAGCATCGAGAATGGCCTGCTCAGGGGTTCCGAAGATCACGCCAGCAGCGACGTTCTTGATTTCGGACATGAGCAGTTGCACCCGCGCCGGGGCCAGACCTTCAGTGAGGCTCGACGGCAGGGTGGAGACCAGCAGGCTCTCAATGACGCTGTTCTGGAACGCGAGCCAGAGCAGCACCAGGACGAGGGCAGGCACCCCAACCCAGATGGCAACGAAGGCACCGTGATAACCCGGCAATGAATGGGTTTCCGCGCCGTTTGCCGCTGCAAATCTGTTGCCGGCGCCGCGGCCGACATAAAAGGCCGCAAGGGAGAAGACAATGATCGCCAAGAAAAGATAGCCGAGCATTTCCGTGTCTCCTGCCTTGCGGTCCTGAAGGGAAAGGGACCGGGTCGAAACCCGGTCCCAGACATTGGTATTATTCGTAGCGCGTGAAGTGCTCGCCATTCTCGACGCGAGCGCGGGTTGCGTCGCGTTCTTCGTCGGAAAGCGGGATCAGGCCGCGCTCTTCAAGGTAGCCGCCCGGACCGAAGGAAGCTTCGGACACATATTCAGTCACGAATTCTTCGAGGCCAGGAATAACGCCGCGGTGTGCGTTCTTGATGTAGAAGAACAGCGGGCGCGAAACGCCGTAGGAAGCGTCGGCAATGGTTTCAGGCGCAGGCAACACACCTTCGACTGCAACAGCCTTGAGGGTGTCCTGGTTTTCGTAGAGGAACGAATAACCGAAGATGCCCAGGGCATTTTCGTCGGCATTGAGGCGCTGGACAATCAGATTGTCGTTTTCGCCGGCTTCAACGAAAGGCCCGTCCTGACGCATGCGCGAGCAGGTTTCTTCCATCGCGTCTTCATCGAGAGCAGCGATCGCTTCGAATTCCTCGCAACCTTCGAGCATGACGAGCTCGACGAAGGCGTCGCGGGTGCCCGAGGTCGGGGGAGGACCGAAGACGGTGATTTCCATGTCGGGAAGCGAGGAGTCGATTTCCGACCAGTTGGTGTAGGGGTTGGCGACGATTTCGCCATCAACTTCAACTTCAGCAGCCAGCGCCTGGAAGATCTGGGCCTTGGTCAGGTCCATGTCCGGGCCGTTCTGAGAATGGGCAATCGAGAGACCATCAAAGCCAATGAGGACTTCGGTGATGCTGTCGACGCCATTTTCAAGGCAGGTTTCGTATTCGGATTCGGTCATGGCGCGCGAAGCGCCCGTGATATCGGGGTGATCGACACCGACGCCGCCACAGAAAATCTGCATGCCGCCACCGGTACCGGTGGATTCAACGACCGGAGCCGTGCCGCCGGTCATCGCGGCGAACTGCTCGGAAACAGCCTGGGTGTAGGGGAACACAGTGGAGGAGCCCACAATGCGAATCTGGTCACGGCTCTGGGCCTGGGCGCCAGTTGCGCCAAGAGCGGCAACGACGGCCACTGCTGCAGCGCTGGCGTAAAGTGCGGTTTTCATGTTTCTGATCTTCCTTCGTGTCAGAAGCGTCAGGGCATAAGCCCCTTGGGTTTTGATGAAACCGGACATTTGTCTTTGCGGCTCCATCTCGAAAACACGGGCAACCTATGGCTGGCAGCTAAAGGTTCTATGTCATTTCTGTGACACTTGGATGACATCGCAACTTGCTGATATTGAATATAAAAATGCGCCGCCCCCTGTGGGAAACGGCGCATTGATAATATTTGTGACGAAGAAGCGGTCAGCGGGGCAGGAGGATTTCCACGCGAGTCCCCTCGCCCAGCTTCGAGCGGATGGAGAGCAGGCCGTGGTGGCGGGCAACGATGTGCTTGACGATGGCAAGGCCCAGGCCGGTGCCCTTTTTCTTGCGGTTGGCTTCGGCATCTCCGCGATAGAAGCGCTCGGTGAGGCGCGGCACGTGTTCCTCGGCAATGCCCGCACCGAAATCGGTAACGGTAATGGCGTGGTGGTCGCCTGAGCGGCTGGCGCTGGCAATGAGCGCTATCTCCACCCTGCCCCCGTCCCCGCCATATTTGATGGCGTTGTCGGCGAGGTTTTCCACCACTTCGAACAATTCCTGACGATCGCCGATGATGGTCACGGGTTCCTCGGGCAATTTTAGGTCGAGGACCAGTTCGGCGGCTTCGATCTTGGGCTCGAGAGTTTCGGCGACCTCACGCAGCAGCAGGTTGAGATTGACCTCGGTGGTGGGCTTGACGTGCTGGCGCAACTCGATGCGCGAAAGCGAGAGCAGGTCATCAATCAGGCTCGACATGCGCTCGGACTGGCTGCGCATGATGCCGAGGAACCGGCTGCGCGCCGCCTCGTCCTTTGCCGCGGGGCCCTGCAAGGTGTCGATAAACCCCATCAGCGACGTCAGCGGGGTGCGCAATTCGTGGCTGGCATTGGCGATGAAATCGCCGCGCATGCGGTCGGTGCGCTTCTGCTCGGTGAAATCGTAAAGGGTGATGGCCACGAAACTGCGGTCCTCGCCGGGGCGGTAGGGCACGACCGAGGCGCGATACCATGTTTCGTTGGGAACCGGGATGTGAAGTTCGGTGCCCTGGGCCGTCCCGGTCTCGATGGCCTTGTCTATGGCTTCCACAAGGTCGGGATCACGCAGGGTGAAGGCTAGGGGATCGCCCGTCTTGGCGCGGGGAAAGCGCTTGAGCGCGGCTGGATTGCGGTAAATCAGCACCGCCCTTTCATTGATGATCAGGCACGGCTCGGTGAGGATGTCGGAAAACTGCTCAACGGCGGTGTCGATGCCGGCAAGTGCGTCGGACGCTTTATCGGCTGCATCCGATTGACGCGAAGCGCGCGTCGCAATGGCGGTGATGGCAACGATGGCCAGAATGACCACACCGGAATCGAGGGGAGCGACCCTGCCGAATGCAGCCAATGCCATGACAAGTAAAATGGCAGCGGCGCCGACCAGGAACGGCGACGCCATGACGATTGGCCGGACCGCCGCGGGTCGCGTCTTCACTCTCTGTCCTGCGCTCATTGCAAATGAATCATCAATCATGACAATGGCCATATCGCGCGTGCATGACAATGGCATGATGAGCCGAGCGCCGCCGATTATGACATTTGTTACACAAAGCGCCCCGAGAGGACTTGATCTATATGGATGGCTTCGACCTCGAAAACCCAGAACTCGACGAGACAATCAAGGATCGGGCGCTGACCAGTGGCGGCTATCCTTATACCGAGAAGCTCAAGACCAAGGATTACGAAAAGCATCTGCGGGCCCTGCAGATCGAGCTGGTCAAGCTCCAACGCCATCTGGCCGAGACCGGAGAGCGCGTTCTGGCCCTGTTCGAGGGACGGGATTCGGCGGGAAAGGGCGGCACGATCAAGCGTTTCCTGGAAAATCTCAATCCGCGCAACGCGCGCACCGTGGCTTTGCCGGTTCCTTCGGACCGCGAGCGCACGCAATGGTATTTCCAGCGTTATGTGACACATCTGCCAGCGGGCGGTGAAATCGTGCTGTTCGACCGTTCCTGGTACAATCGCGCCGTGGTCGAGCCGGTGATGGGCTTTTGCACGCCGAGCCAGACCGAAAACTTCCTGCACGAGGCGCCGCCCTTCGAGCGGATGATAGCCGAGGAAGGCATTCATCTGTTCAAGTTCTGGCTGGAGATCGGGCGGGAAATGCAGCTCAGGCGCTTTCATGCCCGCCAGCACGACCCGCTCAAGGTCTGGAAACTTTCTCCTGTCGATCTCAAGGCACTCAACAAGTGGGATGAATACACAAAGGCGCGCAACAAGATGTTCGTGGCGACCGATACGCCCGATACGCCCTGGACGGTGATCCGGGCCAACGACAAGAAGCGCGCCCGGATCGCGGCCATCCAGTCGGTCCTCTGGCCGATCGATTACGCCGACAAGGACTTTTCGGCGATCGGGGAAATCGACCACCAGCTCGTCATGTCGCCCGAAGGCTTTCTCGCCAAGCAAGGATAGGCTATTGCGGAGCGCAAAACGGGGAGGACGCGCGTGAGCCTGACAGCAGTATCCATCGGCGAAGCCATGATTGAAATGAGCGGGGGCGAGGATCGCACCTACAGGCAGGGCTTTGCCGGGGACACGCTCAACACGGCCTATTATCTCAATGCGCTCCTTAAAGACGGCTGGACAGTCCGCTACGCAACGGCAGTTGGTGACGACCTTTATTCCCAACAGATGATCGAATTTATCGGGCAGACCGGCATTGATACCGGCGCGATCCGTACGATCAAGGGCAAGCGGGCCGGGCTCTACATGATCCATCAGGCCGATGGCGACCGCCATTTCACCTATTGGCGGGACACATCGGCGGCCAAGTTGCTGGCCGACGATGAAGCGGCTCTGAAGGCCGCTTTAGGCGATGCCGGACTGATCTATTTTTCCGGCATCACGCTGGCCATCCTTGCTCCCGAAGCCCGTGCGCGGCTTATTGCGGCAATTGGCACCCGGCGCGCCTCGGGAGCGCTGGTTGCGTTCGATCCCAATATCAGGCCGACACTATGGGCGGACGACAGAAGCGTAGTCGATGCGCTGACGGAAGCGGCGAAGGTTTCGAGCATCGTTTTGCCCACGCATGCCGACGAAATTCCCTATTTCGATGATGTGGATGACGACGCGACCGCACGGCGCTATCTGGCGGCGGGATGCGAAGAGGTCGTGGTCAAGAATGGCGCGGATCCGGCGCTCGTGGTGACGGGCGATGGACTGTGGCGCGTGGGCGCACGAAAAGTCGCCGAGGTTGTCGATGCGACGGGGGCCGGCGATAGCTTCAATGGCGGGTACCTGGCGGCCCGTCTGGCCGGTGCCAGCCCTGAGGATGCCGCCAAAGCGGGGCACGCCACCGCCTCGGTGGTCATCGGCCACCATGGGGCGTTGATCCCCAAGGAAGCGCTCAACCAAATAACTTAGTGCCCGGCCCCCTTGTCGAACCCTCGCCGGATGGCGCGGAGGCCGAAGAACACGGCGACAAGCGCGATGGGAGAGAGGATGGAGATGGCGAGCGTCTTGTCCCAGCCGGTCGCCTCGAGCGGTCCGGCAAGCGCGTAGCCCAGAATGCCGATCAGATAATAGGTGATGGCAATGGTCGAGAGCCCTTCGACCGTGTGCTGTAGCCGGAACTGGCTCCGCGACGTTTCGGCGATGGTTTCGAGCACCGACTTGTTCTGGATCTGCATGTCGAGGCTGATGCGCACGTTGAGCAGTTCGACGGCCCGCTCGAGCTTTTCAAGCAGGACAGCGAGCCGCTTGTCCATGGCCTCGCAAGTCGCCAATGCAGGCTCGACCCGGTTGCCGATAAAGCTCGAAAGCGAGGAGCCCTGACCCAGGGTGGTTTCGCGCAATTTTTCCAGCCGGCTCTTCATAATAGCGCCATAGGCATAGGCCGCCGCGAAACGATAGTTGAGCTGTTCGGAAATCTGACCCGAGCGCACGGCAAGCGCGTGCAGGCTTTTGAGTCGTTCCTGGACCGCGTCGGTGGATTCGACGGCGGAAAGATCGGTCATCACATCGGTCAATTCCATCTCCACCGCCCGCAGATCCGGACCGGCCCGACGGGCCAACGGCAGGGCCAGGAGTGCCATGTTACGATACGTCTCGATCTCGAGAATGCGGCGCAGCGTGATGGCCCGACGCAACGGCGAGAGCTTGCCGGCGGCAAATTCGAAACGGATGAACTTGTCCTTGTCGGGCACGAAATCGGTGGCCAGTTGGGCATTGGCATGTTCGACCGCAACAAGGCAGAGGCTTGTGGGATTGAACGAGGGGAACACCCGCTCGGGCAGTTCGGGCTCGTCCATCAGATCGACACGCATGGCGCCTACCAGTTCGGCTCCGCCCACGGCGTCCAGGCCGATATCTTGCGGCCAGTTCTCGGTATCTGTCAGCGCCGAATACCAGGTGATGGTGA
This genomic window contains:
- a CDS encoding DUF3422 domain-containing protein is translated as MCAAPIADHPHRDAVLAELHARPVELVAPNMRVRRLVLTVPDRTGGMRKAMEEFRRFAADNGHAVKDDGSRQYQFTTPERVATWEFHTEFITITWYSALTDTENWPQDIGLDAVGGAELVGAMRVDLMDEPELPERVFPSFNPTSLCLVAVEHANAQLATDFVPDKDKFIRFEFAAGKLSPLRRAITLRRILEIETYRNMALLALPLARRAGPDLRAVEMELTDVMTDLSAVESTDAVQERLKSLHALAVRSGQISEQLNYRFAAAYAYGAIMKSRLEKLRETTLGQGSSLSSFIGNRVEPALATCEAMDKRLAVLLEKLERAVELLNVRISLDMQIQNKSVLETIAETSRSQFRLQHTVEGLSTIAITYYLIGILGYALAGPLEATGWDKTLAISILSPIALVAVFFGLRAIRRGFDKGAGH